The proteins below are encoded in one region of Bacteroides uniformis:
- a CDS encoding DUF6057 family protein codes for MFLFLKKTWKIGLSILFGVAVLLFWGSVYPAHISYQEQFQLFLFDADYWWERIVVPGGLADYIAEYLTQFYYHVWAGACILAFLYVLLQRLVWKLAKEQGAADVYYPLSFLPIIVLWHFMGDENAMLSLVVALLLALSASCWYADLKGKWQRVAYILIVLPLLYWTAGAAHFIFMGWVIVREFRLNLKGKNFWGGVGVFWGVGLWGIGCPLLASMWVQFPIYRLMGGIGYYRFPAVIPWIEIGLAVLLVVLPFLLSALPALKKKPVFYGVLQVVAVTLFGYYYVAAGCDMDKEEAMEYDQLVRNKQWQEIIEKAEEKSPVSPFGVTCLNLALGKTGQMGDRMFEFYQNGTEGLLPEFQRDFTSPLPTSEAYYHLGMVNTAQRFTFEAMEAIPNFNKSGRCFKRLAETNLINGQYEVAAKYLRLLRKTIFYRDWAEDAMTYLYNEEKINAHKEWGWLRQIRYTEDFLFSSQETDIMLGLLYQHNHRNRMAFEYMLAYVLQQRDLERFMKYYPLGKHAGYDHIPRSYQEALIYVWTQTHKNFQGMPWSISPQVVRDVTEFARIYTSQQNARQMLEARFGSTYWNYLLLRK; via the coding sequence ATGTTCTTATTTCTGAAAAAGACTTGGAAGATAGGGTTGTCGATACTTTTTGGCGTAGCGGTGCTTCTCTTTTGGGGAAGCGTATATCCGGCCCATATTTCCTATCAGGAGCAGTTCCAGCTTTTCTTGTTCGATGCCGACTACTGGTGGGAACGGATAGTGGTTCCCGGTGGGTTGGCCGATTATATCGCTGAGTATCTGACGCAGTTCTATTATCACGTGTGGGCGGGAGCTTGTATTCTGGCTTTTTTGTACGTGTTGTTGCAACGGTTGGTTTGGAAACTGGCGAAGGAGCAGGGTGCGGCTGATGTGTATTATCCGCTGAGTTTTCTGCCCATCATTGTCTTGTGGCATTTCATGGGTGATGAAAATGCGATGCTGTCATTGGTGGTGGCTCTGCTGTTAGCATTGTCTGCATCCTGCTGGTATGCGGATTTGAAAGGGAAGTGGCAGCGTGTGGCATACATTCTGATAGTCCTTCCGCTGCTTTACTGGACAGCGGGTGCGGCACACTTCATCTTTATGGGCTGGGTGATTGTACGCGAGTTCCGGTTGAATCTTAAAGGTAAGAATTTCTGGGGTGGTGTCGGAGTGTTCTGGGGTGTAGGATTGTGGGGTATCGGTTGTCCGCTATTGGCAAGCATGTGGGTACAATTCCCCATTTACCGTCTGATGGGTGGTATAGGATATTACCGTTTCCCGGCAGTGATTCCCTGGATAGAGATAGGGCTTGCCGTATTACTGGTTGTTCTCCCCTTCCTGCTGTCCGCTTTGCCCGCTTTGAAGAAGAAGCCGGTATTTTATGGAGTTCTGCAAGTGGTGGCGGTAACATTGTTCGGCTATTACTACGTGGCGGCCGGTTGCGATATGGATAAAGAGGAAGCGATGGAGTATGACCAGCTGGTACGTAATAAACAATGGCAGGAGATTATAGAAAAGGCAGAAGAGAAGTCACCGGTTTCACCTTTCGGCGTGACCTGCCTGAATCTTGCTTTGGGAAAGACGGGACAGATGGGCGACCGTATGTTCGAGTTTTACCAGAACGGGACGGAAGGGCTGCTGCCGGAGTTTCAGCGTGATTTTACTTCTCCGTTGCCCACCAGTGAGGCATACTATCATTTGGGTATGGTCAATACGGCACAGCGTTTCACTTTTGAGGCGATGGAGGCCATACCTAACTTCAACAAGAGTGGCCGTTGCTTCAAGCGTCTGGCAGAGACGAACCTGATAAACGGGCAATACGAAGTGGCAGCCAAGTACCTGCGTTTGTTGAGGAAGACAATCTTCTACAGGGATTGGGCAGAGGATGCCATGACCTATCTGTATAATGAGGAAAAAATCAATGCCCACAAGGAGTGGGGTTGGTTAAGGCAGATACGCTATACGGAAGACTTCTTGTTCAGCAGCCAGGAAACGGACATCATGCTGGGGCTGCTTTACCAGCACAACCACCGGAACCGGATGGCATTTGAGTATATGCTGGCCTATGTCCTGCAGCAACGTGATTTGGAACGTTTCATGAAGTACTATCCGCTGGGTAAGCATGCCGGCTACGACCATATTCCCCGCAGCTATCAAGAGGCGTTGATATATGTATGGACACAGACGCACAAGAACTTCCAGGGTATGCCGTGGAGCATTTCGCCCCAAGTGGTGCGGGATGTAACGGAATTTGCGCGGATATATACCTCGCAGCAGAATGCCCGGCAGATGTTGGAGGCGCGTTTCGGCAGTACATACTGGAATTATTTGCTACTAAGAAAGTAA
- a CDS encoding TolB family protein, which yields MMNIDMKYIQVVVGLLLCYCLYACSPRPESVQPADRLLMLYPEYQDVTIPYNVAPLNFLVRNEGVDAVCVSVKGASDSLEINARGNKAIFPLKAWRALLEAEKEHTLEVTVTARTDGRWLRYPSFAWQVVADKLDAYVSYRLIEPGYEVWNTLQIRERCIENFEERILADNSQTDGKCMNCHVHGGNSGNLSMFHLRGEGGGTVLNRDGKLRKLALKNEQMISAAVYGDFHPDGRYGVFSSNVIIPMFHTESNRRLEVYDTVSDLAVADFDGNRMILSPLTADSTVLETFPTFSADGKWIYYCSAPTVPLPDSVQQLRYSLCRIAFDANHGAWGDRVDTLWNARLEKGSVCHPKASPDGRYLLYTVADYGTFPIWHRETELQLMDLQTGAIDSLPMVNSSRSDTYHSWSSGSRWFAFASKRGDGQYGRVYFAYLDAEGKAHKPFVLPQSDPEKDDLTLKSYNIPDLSATPVPFDASSIKRINRQLKAEEFK from the coding sequence ATGATGAACATAGATATGAAATATATACAAGTTGTTGTGGGGCTGTTACTGTGCTACTGCCTATATGCTTGCAGTCCCCGTCCGGAGTCTGTACAGCCTGCAGACCGGTTATTGATGCTCTATCCGGAATATCAGGATGTAACCATTCCCTACAATGTGGCTCCTTTGAATTTCCTTGTGCGGAATGAAGGGGTGGATGCGGTATGCGTGAGTGTAAAGGGAGCATCGGACAGCTTGGAGATAAATGCGCGCGGGAACAAGGCGATATTCCCCTTGAAAGCTTGGCGTGCATTGCTTGAAGCGGAGAAGGAACATACTTTGGAAGTAACTGTTACTGCCCGTACCGACGGCCGCTGGCTGCGCTATCCTTCCTTTGCATGGCAGGTAGTGGCGGACAAGCTTGACGCCTATGTCAGTTACCGTCTGATAGAGCCCGGTTATGAGGTATGGAATACCTTGCAGATACGTGAACGTTGTATTGAGAATTTCGAAGAGCGTATTTTGGCGGATAACAGTCAGACAGACGGCAAGTGCATGAACTGTCATGTGCACGGAGGAAATAGTGGCAACCTTTCGATGTTCCATCTTCGGGGTGAGGGAGGGGGGACTGTCCTGAACCGTGACGGCAAGCTCCGTAAGCTTGCCTTGAAGAATGAACAGATGATATCTGCGGCTGTCTACGGGGATTTCCATCCTGACGGGCGGTATGGTGTGTTCTCGTCTAATGTGATTATTCCCATGTTCCATACGGAAAGTAACCGCCGTCTGGAAGTTTACGATACCGTCTCCGATTTGGCTGTCGCCGATTTTGACGGAAACCGGATGATTCTATCTCCGCTTACGGCGGATTCCACCGTATTGGAAACTTTTCCCACATTCTCTGCCGATGGGAAATGGATATATTACTGCTCAGCTCCGACTGTGCCATTGCCGGACAGCGTACAGCAATTACGCTATTCGCTTTGCCGCATTGCGTTCGATGCCAATCACGGCGCATGGGGTGACCGCGTGGATACCCTTTGGAATGCCCGGCTGGAGAAAGGCTCCGTGTGTCATCCGAAAGCCTCACCGGACGGACGCTACCTGCTTTATACCGTTGCTGATTATGGAACATTCCCCATTTGGCACCGGGAGACGGAATTGCAGCTGATGGATTTGCAGACGGGCGCCATCGACTCCCTGCCAATGGTCAACTCCAGCCGTTCGGACACTTATCACAGTTGGTCGTCAGGCAGCCGTTGGTTTGCCTTTGCCAGCAAGCGGGGTGACGGGCAGTACGGGCGGGTTTATTTTGCCTATCTGGATGCTGAAGGGAAGGCGCATAAGCCTTTTGTGCTACCCCAGTCGGACCCTGAAAAAGACGATTTGACATTGAAATCCTACAATATTCCCGATTTGTCGGCTACTCCCGTTCCTTTTGATGCTTCTTCCATCAAGCGGATAAACCGGCAACTGAAGGCTGAGGAATTCAAATGA
- a CDS encoding DUF6057 family protein: MKACRRKYIEWGAAGIGALALFLFFFRILPYHLFHREQTQLFLLATEPLAGYLRHPAALARLSGDFLTQFFYYEGGGPTIMAVVLLLWGVVVFRLLAPYMGRWAWIPTVLAVAWEAGRQCGLSYPLSGTIALTGIGGVLLLCRSCMRRSWKSGLPVSILAVLSGYWLFGCGDWSSRWYNMPDLGREYLLALDSEMYFGRSEKVRKLLVEGEYRSPFTAYYYNLLNAQQNRLPDRLMDGYQPASQGLFLPVAPHSTYLTIYAANEVWFALGDMTMAEHAAILGMIFSPHHTGARAVKRLAEINLVNGDEAAAMKYLRLLQKTMCYRDWAERRIPGKQTAEVCQWLERKRLLLPATDTLRSSADIPLSLRHLLRNNPDNTLACDYLLCFDLLNKDIGAFAGDYREFAAKKFPSRLYAEGLLIYLAGKKASLDEVEKWNIPPQVLDEFGDYTRLYEANGGNGAPLQAKYGKTYWFYFHYATMKKGK, encoded by the coding sequence ATGAAAGCTTGCAGAAGGAAATACATTGAATGGGGAGCGGCAGGAATCGGTGCTTTGGCGTTGTTTCTTTTTTTCTTCCGGATATTGCCCTATCATCTGTTCCATCGGGAGCAGACACAGCTCTTTTTGCTTGCCACCGAACCATTGGCCGGGTATCTGCGGCATCCGGCGGCTCTGGCACGTCTGTCAGGAGATTTCCTCACTCAATTCTTTTATTACGAAGGGGGTGGCCCGACCATAATGGCTGTCGTGCTGTTGCTTTGGGGAGTGGTGGTGTTTCGTTTGTTGGCTCCGTACATGGGACGTTGGGCGTGGATTCCTACGGTGTTGGCGGTGGCTTGGGAGGCAGGAAGGCAATGCGGATTGAGTTATCCGCTTTCCGGCACAATCGCTTTAACCGGTATCGGAGGTGTTTTGTTGTTGTGCCGTAGCTGCATGCGACGTTCGTGGAAGTCGGGCTTACCGGTAAGCATATTGGCGGTATTGTCCGGCTATTGGCTGTTTGGCTGTGGCGATTGGTCGTCACGATGGTACAATATGCCCGATTTAGGGCGGGAATATCTTTTGGCGTTGGATTCGGAAATGTATTTCGGCCGTTCGGAAAAAGTACGGAAACTGTTGGTGGAGGGTGAATACCGCTCTCCGTTCACTGCCTATTATTATAATTTGCTGAATGCACAGCAGAACCGGCTTCCCGACCGGCTGATGGATGGTTATCAACCGGCTTCGCAAGGGCTGTTTCTGCCTGTGGCTCCCCATTCTACCTACCTCACTATTTATGCAGCCAATGAAGTCTGGTTTGCGTTGGGAGATATGACGATGGCTGAACATGCCGCCATTCTGGGAATGATTTTTTCTCCGCACCACACCGGGGCAAGAGCTGTCAAGCGTTTGGCGGAAATCAACCTGGTGAACGGTGATGAGGCGGCGGCTATGAAATATCTTCGTCTCCTGCAAAAGACAATGTGTTACCGTGATTGGGCAGAACGACGTATTCCCGGAAAACAGACGGCCGAAGTCTGCCAATGGCTGGAACGGAAGCGGTTGTTGTTGCCTGCAACGGATACTTTGCGTTCTTCTGCCGACATTCCGCTTTCACTTCGTCATCTGTTGCGTAACAATCCTGATAATACGTTGGCATGCGATTACCTTCTCTGCTTTGATTTGCTGAATAAGGATATTGGGGCTTTCGCCGGAGATTATCGGGAGTTTGCTGCAAAGAAGTTTCCTTCCAGATTGTATGCCGAAGGTTTACTTATCTATCTTGCCGGGAAAAAGGCTTCGTTGGATGAAGTGGAAAAATGGAATATACCGCCTCAAGTATTGGATGAATTTGGCGATTATACCCGACTGTACGAGGCGAATGGTGGTAATGGTGCCCCTTTGCAAGCCAAATACGGAAAAACATATTGGTTTTATTTCCACTATGCTACGATGAAAAAGGGGAAGTGA
- a CDS encoding DUF4369 domain-containing protein gives MKTRILLFCISCLLWASCGNSGQNYVIEGTLPSVKYDGEWIYLVPMENAPGRVDSVKITNASFSFSGQGEEMRVLRLRHLLRIYIQELLVVTEPGTIHVKADSVGSVTGTPQNDALQKWKEGREKKQEAYHFIRTGLRNATGKDSLHLIRIRDSLRMQEQETNFLFLKEQGNNTLGTFMRKMVRGSLTEEQQKLLDESLQKEIH, from the coding sequence ATGAAAACACGTATCTTGCTTTTCTGTATCAGTTGCCTTCTTTGGGCAAGTTGTGGAAATTCCGGACAGAATTATGTGATTGAAGGAACGTTGCCGTCGGTGAAATACGACGGGGAATGGATATACCTCGTGCCGATGGAGAATGCGCCGGGGCGGGTGGATTCTGTAAAGATAACCAATGCCTCTTTTTCTTTTTCCGGACAAGGGGAGGAGATGAGGGTGTTGCGTCTGCGCCATCTGCTGCGTATCTACATCCAGGAACTGCTGGTGGTGACGGAGCCGGGAACCATACATGTGAAGGCCGACTCTGTCGGTTCGGTAACGGGCACTCCGCAAAATGATGCCCTTCAGAAATGGAAAGAGGGGAGGGAAAAGAAGCAAGAGGCTTACCATTTTATCCGGACGGGACTACGGAATGCCACCGGAAAAGATTCACTGCATCTGATACGGATACGTGACAGTCTGAGGATGCAGGAGCAGGAAACGAACTTTCTGTTTTTGAAAGAGCAGGGAAACAATACGTTGGGGACATTCATGCGGAAGATGGTGCGTGGCTCCTTGACGGAAGAACAACAAAAACTGTTGGATGAAAGCTTGCAGAAGGAAATACATTGA
- a CDS encoding Rid family hydrolase: MKYTSYSYPSGRAEVAAFVVTGGVTEYHVMIHATDPKQTYREQMNVVLDAYAALLKKELSGAVAVFKRYFLSDAANQAELLLAATAESSDCALSVVEQPPLDGTKIALWAYLQTDVQTRVLPNGLYEVKHGAYRQLWMGGSFNRAANSEYQMRLLLNDYAMQLMEEGCTLADNCLRTWIFVQNVDCNYAGVVKARNEMFVTQNLTENTHYIASTGIGGRHADPKALVMLDAFAVAGLKPGQIKYLYARTHLNPTYEYGVSFERGTAVDYDDRRQVLISGTASINNRGEVMYAGDVRRQTERMWENVEALLKEADCGFGDVGHIIVYLRDIADYAVVKEMFDKRFPDTPRVITLAPVCRPGWLVEMECMAVKKISD; encoded by the coding sequence ATGAAATACACATCATACTCTTATCCTTCAGGCAGGGCGGAAGTGGCTGCATTTGTTGTGACCGGCGGAGTGACGGAATACCATGTGATGATACATGCCACTGACCCGAAACAGACCTATCGTGAACAGATGAATGTCGTGTTGGATGCGTATGCCGCTTTACTGAAAAAAGAACTGTCCGGAGCCGTGGCGGTTTTTAAAAGATACTTCCTGAGTGATGCCGCCAACCAAGCGGAACTGTTGCTTGCCGCTACGGCGGAAAGCTCCGATTGCGCGCTGTCTGTGGTGGAACAGCCTCCGCTGGATGGCACCAAGATTGCTTTGTGGGCCTATCTGCAGACCGATGTGCAGACACGAGTGCTGCCGAACGGACTGTATGAAGTGAAACACGGTGCTTACCGCCAGCTCTGGATGGGAGGCAGCTTCAATCGTGCCGCCAATTCGGAATACCAGATGCGTCTTTTGCTCAACGACTATGCCATGCAACTGATGGAGGAAGGGTGTACTCTGGCCGACAATTGCCTGCGTACCTGGATATTTGTGCAGAATGTGGATTGCAATTATGCCGGTGTAGTCAAGGCACGCAATGAGATGTTCGTCACCCAGAACCTGACGGAGAACACGCACTATATTGCCAGTACCGGTATCGGTGGGCGTCATGCCGATCCGAAAGCATTGGTGATGCTTGACGCTTTTGCTGTAGCGGGATTAAAGCCCGGACAAATCAAATATCTCTATGCCCGCACACATCTGAACCCCACTTATGAGTATGGAGTCAGTTTCGAACGGGGAACGGCGGTGGATTACGACGACCGTCGGCAAGTACTCATTTCCGGTACGGCGAGTATCAACAACCGTGGGGAAGTGATGTATGCCGGAGATGTACGCCGTCAGACAGAACGGATGTGGGAGAATGTGGAGGCTCTGCTGAAGGAAGCTGACTGCGGCTTTGGAGATGTAGGGCATATCATTGTCTATCTGCGTGATATTGCGGATTATGCTGTAGTGAAAGAGATGTTTGACAAGCGTTTTCCCGATACGCCGAGAGTGATTACGCTGGCTCCCGTCTGTCGCCCGGGGTGGCTGGTGGAAATGGAGTGTATGGCGGTGAAGAAAATCTCTGATTAA
- a CDS encoding VapE domain-containing protein: MKKKLMTLQQHRLLKEAGQLIAFSERLKHAQKETTDRNWKEREEQRRRSAKAASTVTALSGDIEEFLTSRYDFRYNLLTDETEFRPAGQRSAAFTPVGKRELNTFCIEAHAEGIPCWDKDLNRYVYSTYIPAYHPFLLYMDELPDWDGKDRLTALACRVSSRPHWVRGFHTWMLGLASQWMGVSGLHANSVAPVLVSREQGRRKSSFCRALMPDVLTRYYADNLKLTSQGQAERMLAEMGLLNMDEFDKYADNKMPLLKNLMQMSVLNIRKAYQQNFRQLPRIASFIGTSNRFDLLTDPTGSRRFLCIEVKHNIDCIGIEHDQIFAQLKAELIAGRRNWFTKPEEEELQWHNEAFYRVSLVEEAVHSLFRTPLPAEKSFDLTAADIFDELQKTHPALMRGSNPMQFGSVLLRVGLKRRHTKYGNVYEVVRRKKEVSPERVER; the protein is encoded by the coding sequence ATGAAGAAAAAACTGATGACTTTGCAGCAACACCGGCTCTTGAAGGAAGCGGGACAACTGATAGCCTTTTCCGAAAGGCTGAAACACGCACAAAAAGAAACGACCGACCGAAACTGGAAGGAGCGGGAAGAGCAGCGCCGCCGGAGCGCGAAAGCCGCAAGCACCGTGACTGCACTGAGCGGCGACATCGAGGAGTTCCTCACTTCGCGCTACGACTTTCGCTATAATCTGCTGACGGATGAAACCGAGTTCCGCCCCGCCGGACAACGCTCTGCCGCCTTCACCCCCGTGGGCAAGCGCGAGTTGAACACTTTCTGCATCGAAGCCCATGCCGAAGGTATTCCTTGCTGGGACAAGGACTTGAACCGATACGTCTATTCCACTTACATCCCTGCCTACCATCCCTTCCTGCTCTACATGGACGAACTGCCCGATTGGGACGGCAAGGACCGGCTGACTGCGCTTGCCTGCCGCGTCTCTTCTCGGCCTCACTGGGTGCGGGGATTCCATACCTGGATGCTGGGACTTGCCTCGCAATGGATGGGCGTGTCCGGACTGCATGCCAACAGCGTGGCTCCCGTTCTCGTCAGCCGCGAGCAGGGACGACGGAAATCCAGCTTTTGTCGCGCCTTGATGCCTGACGTGCTGACGCGTTACTACGCCGACAACCTGAAACTGACCTCGCAGGGACAAGCTGAGAGAATGCTGGCGGAAATGGGGCTGCTCAATATGGACGAGTTCGACAAGTATGCCGACAACAAAATGCCCTTACTGAAAAATCTGATGCAGATGTCGGTGCTCAACATCCGCAAGGCCTATCAGCAGAACTTCAGGCAACTGCCCCGTATCGCCTCGTTCATCGGCACCAGCAACCGGTTCGACCTGCTGACCGACCCCACCGGGAGCCGGCGCTTCCTCTGCATCGAGGTGAAGCACAATATTGACTGCATAGGCATAGAGCACGACCAGATTTTTGCCCAACTGAAAGCGGAACTCATTGCCGGGCGGCGCAACTGGTTCACCAAGCCGGAGGAGGAGGAACTGCAATGGCATAACGAGGCTTTCTATCGTGTCAGCCTTGTGGAGGAGGCGGTTCACAGCTTGTTTCGTACCCCGCTTCCGGCAGAGAAGAGCTTCGACCTGACTGCCGCCGACATCTTTGATGAGTTACAAAAAACGCATCCCGCCTTGATGCGTGGCAGCAATCCCATGCAGTTCGGTTCGGTGCTGCTGCGGGTGGGACTGAAACGCCGGCATACGAAGTACGGCAATGTATATGAGGTGGTGAGAAGGAAGAAAGAAGTTTCACCGGAAAGGGTTGAACGATAG
- a CDS encoding HU family DNA-binding protein produces MAILYDWYENPGTNEEAPEERGLHPRPLLNGKVTMRQLYNRVHARSSLTVGDVMNAIDCLAQICGEELRDGHEVHIEGLGYFAPTLEATQKVTRSTPNKHLKLRLKSISFRPDVRLKQAMTGVNAIRSKYTRHSLKLSEVEIDMKLKEYFADHDVLIRSDFQALCGMARTTANVHLKRLQQEGKLKNVGKPTQPIYRAMPGYYGVSRDAKAGR; encoded by the coding sequence ATGGCAATACTATATGACTGGTACGAGAATCCGGGCACTAATGAGGAAGCCCCTGAAGAGAGAGGCCTCCATCCCCGCCCGTTGCTCAACGGGAAAGTAACCATGCGGCAGCTCTACAACCGCGTGCATGCCCGCAGCTCGCTCACGGTGGGCGACGTGATGAACGCGATAGACTGCCTGGCGCAAATTTGCGGCGAAGAACTGCGCGACGGCCACGAGGTGCACATCGAAGGGCTGGGCTACTTCGCCCCCACCCTGGAAGCCACACAGAAAGTGACCCGCAGCACCCCGAACAAGCACCTGAAACTCCGGCTGAAAAGCATCAGCTTCCGTCCCGACGTCAGGCTGAAACAAGCGATGACGGGAGTCAATGCCATCCGCAGTAAATACACCCGCCACTCCCTGAAGCTTTCGGAAGTGGAGATAGACATGAAGCTGAAAGAATACTTTGCCGACCACGACGTGCTGATTCGCAGTGACTTCCAAGCGCTCTGCGGCATGGCGCGCACCACCGCGAACGTCCACCTGAAACGGTTGCAGCAAGAGGGCAAGCTGAAGAATGTGGGGAAGCCCACGCAACCCATCTACCGGGCCATGCCGGGATACTACGGCGTGTCGCGCGATGCAAAGGCGGGGCGATGA
- a CDS encoding RagB/SusD family nutrient uptake outer membrane protein — protein sequence MKKIAYLIGAALMIAGMFASCSLDSMSLTEKDTTNFPKTAEDANQALAAIYQNLNNVNAFPQQSFLYNSLLACDDMLGGGGPNDKLMQSLDLICNTGTNATQDYWVARYQGINRANTLLEALAGIEMDPEVRAQAEGEAKFLRAFYYYELASMYGRVPLVITALLPEDTTPPTAAVIWGQILQDLRDAAANMPAVRKSDGHVDKYTAEAMLGRAWLYYTGMYGNGETLNDLVSTNYSPLTSVDLPDGTTLTKQDVVGYIDDCVNNSGYSLVPEFRNLWAYTNKCTVEDFPFTAGQGLKWVEDDAAVNPESMFAIKYNKLASWSTTIGYGNGYALHFGVRGNDQANSFPFGQGWGAGPVAPNFYNDWSVAEQDDARRPASVFKTEDMPSYNKGGGDGFIQETDYYQMKIGSIMAYSTDAAGNKTIEPVFEKIMYGADGWINDNLMQTGSIHDLVLIRFADVLLMQSELKEDVSGINRVRSRAGLEPIGTYSLAALQNERRWELCFEGTRWNDIRRWHIAADALERQTGAKVYTNGAESRNVAQNGGYAARYKATAGFQKIPENQVLLNEGKVEQNEGYTDASAEYNGWQE from the coding sequence ATGAAAAAAATAGCATATTTAATAGGTGCAGCTTTGATGATAGCAGGAATGTTTGCTTCTTGTAGCTTGGACTCGATGAGTCTGACGGAAAAAGATACGACCAATTTTCCTAAAACGGCTGAAGATGCCAATCAGGCTTTAGCTGCCATATATCAGAACCTGAATAATGTCAATGCTTTTCCACAGCAGTCTTTCTTGTATAATTCTCTGCTGGCTTGCGATGATATGTTGGGTGGTGGTGGTCCCAATGATAAGTTGATGCAATCTTTGGACCTTATTTGTAATACGGGTACAAATGCTACGCAGGACTACTGGGTGGCTCGCTATCAAGGAATCAACCGTGCCAATACGTTGTTGGAGGCTCTTGCTGGTATTGAAATGGATCCGGAAGTAAGAGCGCAGGCTGAGGGCGAAGCCAAGTTCCTTCGTGCTTTTTATTACTACGAGTTGGCTTCCATGTATGGGCGCGTACCTTTGGTGATTACTGCTTTGTTGCCCGAAGATACTACTCCTCCGACTGCCGCTGTTATCTGGGGGCAGATTCTGCAGGATCTTCGCGATGCGGCTGCAAATATGCCGGCTGTTCGCAAGTCGGATGGGCATGTTGATAAATATACGGCTGAAGCTATGTTAGGACGTGCTTGGTTGTATTATACTGGTATGTATGGCAATGGTGAAACTCTGAACGATTTGGTTAGTACGAACTATAGTCCGTTGACTTCAGTTGATTTGCCTGATGGGACAACTTTGACCAAGCAGGATGTGGTTGGGTATATTGATGATTGTGTGAATAATTCTGGTTATAGTCTTGTTCCTGAGTTTCGTAATTTGTGGGCATATACCAATAAATGTACGGTAGAAGATTTTCCGTTTACTGCCGGTCAGGGATTGAAGTGGGTAGAAGATGATGCAGCGGTAAATCCCGAATCCATGTTTGCCATTAAATATAATAAACTTGCATCTTGGAGCACTACTATCGGTTATGGTAACGGTTATGCTCTGCATTTTGGTGTACGTGGCAATGATCAGGCCAATTCTTTCCCCTTCGGACAAGGATGGGGTGCCGGTCCTGTAGCTCCCAATTTTTATAATGATTGGAGTGTGGCAGAACAAGATGATGCCCGTCGTCCGGCCTCCGTATTCAAGACGGAGGATATGCCGAGTTATAATAAAGGTGGTGGTGACGGCTTTATCCAAGAAACGGATTATTATCAGATGAAAATAGGTTCTATCATGGCTTATAGTACGGATGCGGCTGGAAATAAAACGATTGAGCCGGTATTTGAGAAGATAATGTATGGTGCCGACGGCTGGATTAATGATAATCTGATGCAAACCGGTTCTATTCATGATTTGGTTTTGATTCGTTTTGCGGATGTATTGTTGATGCAGTCTGAATTGAAGGAAGATGTTTCCGGTATAAACAGAGTGCGTAGTCGTGCCGGACTTGAACCTATTGGTACATATTCGTTGGCTGCATTGCAGAATGAACGCCGTTGGGAATTATGTTTTGAAGGTACTCGCTGGAACGATATTCGCCGTTGGCATATTGCTGCCGATGCCCTTGAAAGACAGACGGGAGCAAAGGTTTATACAAATGGGGCTGAAAGCCGTAATGTGGCGCAGAACGGTGGTTATGCCGCACGTTATAAGGCTACGGCAGGTTTCCAGAAGATTCCCGAAAACCAAGTCCTCCTGAATGAAGGAAAGGTAGAACAAAATGAGGGTTATACGGATGCAAGTGCTGAGTATAATGGTTGGCAAGAATAG